The sequence TTGTCAAAAAATTTCTGCGAGCTTGCTTGTGAAGCTCTCTTGCTATCCCTTCTTTAACactcatcattttattataaactaaatttaaattggatgtttttaacttatatatttaaggtgaaaaataaggataaaataataaaattcttttcaatttataaatctatttattcattggttttgataacatattattttacaaataataaacgagATAAAATTCCCACTCAATTAATTTGTTTCGCAAAAATTCATATTCAATAACTGtcggtattttcatttttactacttctgttttattaccgaaatattttcctttctttattacttCTAATCTTGATAAAGGgaaagttttcttcaaaatatttattaaatgatttatcgaTTTTATTCGACCTCCCGGTACAAATCCTATTATCCATGAATCGCTTGTGATATCAGATTCAGATTCGCAAGCTGTCTCGTCGGAAGAACTCTCTCCCATCATTgataaatattcttcagatgaaGACGAACCCATTATTTCTCCACAACACTCCGTCAGCAATTAacctagaacaaacaaatagaaaataattatacaaatacttatatattactgataaacttataaaaatgtttactaaaatacaacacacctttcattttatttttcaccattttgcaattatatgaaactttttgATGCTCCTTAAACGGGTTATCATTATCCAACCACTCAAAAATTTCAAGACCACATTCGATACATGCCACAGAATCCATCACGCCGGTGAAATAAAATCCTGCTTCCAACAATAATTCAACCTTTGGAAAAAGCCTTGGCCAATTACTAAAAGTACTCATCATCAGGTCAATACAAACTAtgctatctttaaaaaataaacaacaattgaaTAATTCTTCAGCAACACTACAAGTTTCATCATATGTTTTATGTGCAATTCcgcaatgaaataaattagtttcagaGGTTATAGTCCAATTACATTCCTTACATGAAACGATTCCATCATTATCGAAGCGATTTAATCCACATTCTTTAATAATTCTGAATGGGAGTGTGTTTATCCTTTTGCTGAGCGCCGCAAACGGGACAAACATCTcctagatttatttttctgattccaCTTTTGACAGCATATAGTCTTATATCAAATTCAATTTCttctagttcttttttaaatatgttcagcCTCTCACAGTAGCTCTTAAGAATCTCTTTTTGCAACTGCGACATCAAtcttaaacagaaacaaaaaaatattagaaacagaaaatattacgaacaaaaaattaaaaaattcctttcaataaattattaacatacctTTTTCacgaatgaataattatattcttcttcTATGACTGTTGATTACTTCTTCTACAACAACTGATTCATTTGGTtgcaaaaaggaaatataatatactataacgttaaagacatttattaaatactaaaattaaagtgTTACTTAAACtaacataagaattaaaaacaattatttaatactaaaaacaaaactagCATGTAATAGCTTcagtcatttcaattttttatttaaactatttttccacCTTTTGTTTCAATTACTAATTGTATTGGGCTTCTACAGAAAGGACATTTTTTTTCATCGACTATAGGTTTACTTTCGAGACGATCATTACATAATTTGCAGACGGAATGACCacacaaaacaaaagttacttttattaaattactaaagcaaatttgacaaatatatttttcttttatctcatcttctgataaagaatttatttcaatatcccCCTCCTGGGTTTCGTCAAATTCATTTTCTTCATGTttcacaatacataataatatattagatatattattggaaaatggataaataatatattctcctTCTTCTATAATCGCTGATTCATTCGActgcaaaaaggaaaatataataaatcaatttaaattaagcttagaaacatttattcaatgctataattaaagtattacataaattacattcgacaggtacttttttaaaatataataacttacatCTAAAACATATTGGATGTGCACAtggaatagtaataaatttaattacatttattttacaaaattggcATGTTATTGCTTCTCGATCGTTTAAAGCAATTGTTTCACTAAGTCTAataggaaaactatttttatcaggtttcctttgcgattttgcaaaacctttatttaacattttatgtagaacagaaccattttttattttgtgcataaatcctccaccttttattaataaagaattttttgttgaacAAATCATTACTCCACAGTTGATTACCTCTTTCATcggtatattttcaatatttattttcattttatattctcctTCTTCTTTTGCATTTAGACAACGCCTAAGTCCAAAATAAGcctcttgttcattatgaaactgaAATTGAAAGAAAGACCTATTAGTTTatctgtaaaactaaaaatatatttgtttttatcaaataaaaaaataatatttgccttTGTAAATCTAACACGGTTTTCGAGGATGAATGATGTTGTTACTACTGTGCTTTCTtcactttcattattttcaacatcagCAGCAGCCTCTGCTATGAGGTTATCGTTGCCGTCATCTAATAAAGGATGATGTTGTTGGTCGTCGACTTCCCCATACACCAACCTTCGCGGTATTAATAACTGCAGCCGCTGATTAGGAGTTCCCTCTAATTCATCATCTTCTTGTAAAACATCATAAACAACCTGTTCTAATTGCGCATCATTTACTGGAAACATTTCTTCGGACatctacaaagaaatattttcattgtactctaacaaaaataacgaaaaatatataacttataagaaaaataataaaaaaatatgtaataatatattacttctaagaaaaaacttactgttttataaaggtgacgaaaatattgatataatccAATACAAAACGCCAGTTTTCCAATCTTAGCACCaatatgttttgaattatttaattttaattaatctgcaaagaaaacagttgcattactatttattttaattttgtgaactagatgtacaagaattgattttaaatacataaactggaacagaattattttacatttaaatattggctggaaaataatacttattaaataaatatgaaatagaattatatttaagcgaataattttacatttaaatattatttcacttacctctttaaataaagatgataaagatgataatataatagtagcagcaaaacgtaacagtaacaGCAAAACGTAGTATGAATCCGTTAAATTTTTGGCGGGTATTTATATGTATCGGCTATCATTATCATTgagataactttgaaaataacaatgctaTCACCAATTGACGCAAATGCATTATCGGTTGACTTTCAAACTAGTAAACAAGGTTAATGCAAAGTCAGCAAGcacgtgtacatttttttatgccgaagtaagcacattttttttttttttttttttttttttgatgacgtcattgattttttttttttttttttttttttttttgaaatttttttttttttttttttttttttttttttttttgatgtcattgattttttttgaatttttttttgaaatttttttttttttttttgaatttttttttttttttttttttttttttttgaattttttttttttttttttttttttttttttttttttttttgaattttttttttttttttcgggtcaaaggtcaatttttttttttttttttttttttcggtcaaaggtcaatttttttttttttttttttttttgatgacgtcagaGGGGGCGGGGGGCGGGGTGATGACGTCATTgatttttttgatgacgtcattgatgacgcttgtcccagaaccggcatttttacactactattatttgttttcttatataaattatttgtttgaattcaCCTagtatatttacagatttttctCTTGTGACAAATTGCTGTTTTCA comes from Lycorma delicatula isolate Av1 chromosome 3, ASM4794821v1, whole genome shotgun sequence and encodes:
- the LOC142321186 gene encoding uncharacterized protein LOC142321186, with the protein product MSEEMFPVNDAQLEQVVYDVLQEDDELEGTPNQRLQLLIPRRLVYGEVDDQQHHPLLDDGNDNLIAEAAADVENNESEESTVVTTSFILENRVRFTKFHNEQEAYFGLRRCLNAKEEGEYKMKINIENIPMKEIDVAVAKRDS
- the LOC142320951 gene encoding uncharacterized protein LOC142320951, with product MFVPFAALSKRINTLPFRIIKECGLNRFDNDGIVSCKECNWTITSETNLFHCGIAHKTYDETCSVAEELFNCCLFFKDSIVCIDLMMSTFSNWPRLFPKVELLLEAGFYFTGVMDSVACIECGLEIFEWLDNDNPFKEHQKVSYNCKMVKNKMKG